From a single Apium graveolens cultivar Ventura chromosome 2, ASM990537v1, whole genome shotgun sequence genomic region:
- the LOC141695756 gene encoding uncharacterized protein LOC141695756, translating to MDDDLSQWITLPKYSTPYIKGIKDFLENAFPKFSVGDEMLCPCKNCRNGKWHTQDLIYDHLICHGPCPLYANWICEVSSKDHRIDIERAENMGFEDSFTFGDNLDEMFHRTNDTTGPNDDAKKFYGHLEEGKQPLYPGCKKFSRLSFIIRLYSLKCIHGISESGFGDLLELIKDAFPEAHIPLSFNAAKNVIKDLGLDYQRIHACPNNYMLFWAENEKEENCKTCGASRWVVVEKKGAVDNNEKKLIHKVATHVYEQRVIRTDVMACKRSKKDGKLRHPTDAEAWKALDARYPQFSSKNRNIRLGLAADGFNPFRTMNISHSTWPIILVNYNLPPSLCMKQENLILSTLISGPESLKNNIDVFMQPLIAELNELWEVGIETYDALTDHTFNLRASLLWTISDFPGLAMLFGWSTKGRLACPVCNYETSSMYLKHSRKMCYMDHRRFLHPEHPWRLDKRKFNGQIELRGFPEVLTGTDIEELLAGFVNHFGGKKPEKKRKRQKNKIKSNSPFKKKSIFFDLPYGKHNVST from the exons ATGGACGATGATCTAAGTCAATGGATAACCCTTCCAAAATACAGTACACCTTACATTAAGGGGATAAAGGATTTTTTAGAAAATGCATTTCCCAAATTTTCCGTAGGCGATGAAATGTTGTGCCCTTGCAAGAATTGTAGAAATGGCAAGtggcatactcaagatcttattTATGATCATCTTATTTGTCATGGCCCTTGTCCATTGTATGCGAATTGGATTTGTGAGGTTTCGAGCAAAGATCATAGGATAGATATTGAACGGGCAGAAAATATGGGTTTTGAAGATTCCTTTACCTTCGGAGATAATTTGGATGAGATGTTCCATCGTACTAATGATACTACTGGACCGAATGATGATGCCAAAAAATTTTATGGCCATCTTGAAGAAGGAAAGCAGCCCTTATATCCGGGCTGCAAAAAATTTTCCCGCTTAAGTTTTATCATTAGGCTGTACTCTTTAAAGTGCATTCATGGGATTTCGGAGTCGGGTTTCGGGGATTTATTAGAGCTGATAAAAGATGCTTTTCCAGAAGCACACATTCCTTTGTCTTTTAATGCGGCAAAGAATGTTATTAAAGATTTAGGGCTCGATTATCAAAGGATACACGCCTGCCCCAATAATTATATGCTGTTTTGGGctgaaaatgaaaaagaagaaaattgtAAAACTTGCGGTGCTTCAAGGTGGGTCGTAGTGGAAAAAAAAGGCGCCGTGGACAATAATGAGAAGAAGTTAATTCACAAG GTTGCAACGCATGTTTATGAGCAAAGAGTTATCAGAACTGATGTTATGGCATGCAAAAGGTCGAAAAAGGACGGCAAACTTCGACATCCCACTGATGCAGAGGCTTGGAAGGCATTGGATGCTCGTTATCCTCAATTTTCATCCAAGAACAGAAACATCAGATTGGGCCTAGCCGCTGATGGTTTCAATCCTTTTCGTACTATGAACATAAGTCATAGTACTTGGCCAATTATTTTGGTTAACTACAACCTTCCCCCCTCGCTGTGTATGAAGCAAGAGAATCTAATTCTCTCGACACTCATATCTGGTCCCGAGTCTCTGAAGAATAATATAGATGTCTTCATGCAACCTTTAATTGCTGAACTGAATGAGCTATGGGAAGTAGGCATTGAGACTTATGATGCCCTTACTGACCATACTTTCAACTTGCGCGCTTCTTTACTTTGGACAATCAGTGATTTTCCCGGGCTAGCAATGCTATTTGGATGGAGCACAAAAGGAAGACTAGCTTGTCCAGTTTGCAATTATGAAACATCCTCTATGTACCTAAAACATAGTCGGAAAATGTGTTACATGGACCATAGGAGATTTCTCCATCCCGAACACCCATGGAGGCTTGATAAAAGAAAATTTAATGGTCAAATTGAATTGAGAGGTTTTCCAGAGGTTCTAACTGGAACAGACATTGAAGAATTATTGGCAGGATTTGTAAATCATTTTGGGGGGAAGAAACcagagaagaaaagaaagcgccAAAAAAATAAGATTAAGTCGAATTCGCCTTTCAAGAAAAAATCAATATTCTTTGATCTGCCTTATGGGAAGCACAATGTCTCGACATAA